In one Bosea sp. RAC05 genomic region, the following are encoded:
- the argC gene encoding N-acetyl-gamma-glutamyl-phosphate reductase: MSQNPKSIFIDGEAGTTGLGIRDRLAAMPGVVVRSIDPEKRKDPVARQEMMAQVDLVVLCLPDDAAKESVALADALGAKSPKIVDASTAYRVAPDWVYGFAELEHGHAATIAKATRVSNPGCYPTGGIALLRPLVDAGFIPPDHAVTINAVSGYSGGGKSMIEAYEAGTAPAFELYGLGLKHKHLPELQRYARLSRRPIFIPSVGNFRQGMLVSVPLHLDTLPGKPKAADLADAMAEHYAGSTYVSIVPAVQAGGKLEPQALNDTNKLELRVFGDDDLRQAVLVARLDNLGKGASGAAVQNIRLMLGLPEK, encoded by the coding sequence ATGAGCCAGAACCCGAAATCCATCTTCATCGACGGCGAAGCCGGCACGACCGGGCTCGGCATCCGCGACCGGCTGGCGGCGATGCCGGGCGTCGTCGTCAGGAGCATCGACCCCGAGAAGCGCAAGGACCCGGTCGCCCGCCAGGAGATGATGGCGCAGGTCGATCTCGTCGTGCTCTGCCTGCCCGACGACGCAGCGAAGGAATCGGTCGCGCTCGCCGACGCGCTGGGGGCGAAGTCGCCCAAGATCGTCGACGCCTCGACCGCCTATCGCGTCGCGCCGGACTGGGTCTACGGCTTCGCCGAGCTGGAGCACGGCCACGCTGCCACCATCGCCAAGGCCACCCGCGTCTCCAACCCGGGCTGCTATCCCACCGGCGGCATCGCGCTGCTGCGGCCGCTGGTCGATGCCGGCTTCATCCCGCCCGATCACGCCGTCACCATCAACGCGGTGTCGGGCTATTCCGGCGGCGGCAAAAGCATGATCGAGGCCTATGAGGCCGGCACGGCCCCGGCCTTCGAGCTCTACGGGCTCGGCCTCAAGCACAAGCACCTGCCCGAACTGCAGCGCTATGCGCGGCTGTCGCGGCGGCCGATCTTCATTCCCTCGGTGGGGAATTTCCGGCAGGGCATGCTGGTCTCGGTGCCGCTGCATCTCGACACGCTGCCGGGCAAGCCCAAGGCGGCCGATCTCGCCGACGCGATGGCCGAGCATTATGCCGGCTCGACCTATGTCTCGATTGTTCCGGCCGTACAGGCCGGCGGCAAGCTCGAGCCCCAGGCGCTCAACGACACCAACAAGCTGGAACTGCGGGTTTTCGGTGACGACGATCTCCGCCAGGCGGTGCTGGTCGCGCGGCTCGACAATCTCGGCAAGGGCGCCTCGGGCGCCGCCGTGCAGA